A region of Anaerolineae bacterium DNA encodes the following proteins:
- a CDS encoding TIGR00159 family protein translates to MSQLTWLVQRLTWLSLLDILLVAAIIYGLLTILRRTQAVLVLRGLIIVAILAILMTSLLPLPAFTWLIRNSLPALLVAIPVIFQPELRRALERLGRAGPVASWFGREVAMDLVVEEVADACVRLGERRHGALIVFERETGLQDVIDTGVLLDAEVSSELLLTIFYPNTALHDQAVVIRADRIAAASCVLPLSERLATSHVLGTRHKAGIGVTERSDAVSVIVSEETGIISIAHNGRMIRRLDGERLRNILKAFFAQSGEITLASRLRGAFPGNSRRSRAA, encoded by the coding sequence GTGTCTCAGCTCACCTGGCTGGTGCAGCGGCTGACCTGGCTCAGCCTGCTGGATATCCTCTTGGTGGCAGCCATCATCTATGGCCTGTTGACCATCTTGAGACGCACCCAGGCCGTCCTGGTGCTGCGTGGGCTGATTATCGTGGCCATCCTGGCCATCCTCATGACCAGCCTGCTTCCCCTGCCCGCTTTCACCTGGCTGATAAGGAACTCGCTGCCCGCACTCCTGGTGGCCATTCCGGTCATCTTCCAGCCTGAGCTGCGCCGAGCCCTGGAGCGGCTGGGACGCGCTGGACCCGTGGCCAGCTGGTTCGGGCGCGAGGTGGCCATGGACCTGGTAGTGGAGGAGGTGGCGGACGCCTGCGTGCGTCTGGGGGAGCGAAGGCACGGCGCACTCATCGTCTTCGAGCGCGAGACCGGCCTGCAGGACGTCATAGACACCGGCGTCCTGCTTGACGCGGAGGTGAGCAGCGAGCTGCTCCTCACCATCTTCTACCCCAACACAGCTCTGCACGACCAGGCGGTGGTCATCCGCGCTGATCGGATCGCGGCGGCCTCCTGTGTCCTCCCACTCTCCGAGCGCCTGGCTACCAGCCACGTCCTGGGCACCCGGCACAAGGCCGGGATCGGAGTGACCGAGCGCAGCGACGCCGTTTCCGTGATCGTTTCTGAGGAGACCGGTATCATCAGTATCGCCCATAACGGGCGCATGATCCGACGGTTGGACGGCGAGCGCCTGCGCAACATTCTCAAGGCATTCTTCGCCCAGTCGGGCGAGATCACCTTGGCGAGCCGGCTTCGGGGCGCGTTCCCCGGCAACAGCCGCCGGTCTCGGGCA